From a single Isoalcanivorax indicus genomic region:
- a CDS encoding SPOR domain-containing protein encodes MRWVFYSLLILNVIYLGWQLLGYTAAPAPPVVSRAAAPASLQLLEEAGHRAGAVRRADSPARGAMCVVAGPWGQRADAEALRAQAAEISPRGRVQPVTVRRDRLNWVYLPPQARREDALGALRELQSRGVDSFIVSEGEDANAVSLGYFSSEESARGLQVRMRDAGYPAEVRETWRETVEYWVYYPLLPDEAEARLAALVASGSGDAGVERAACR; translated from the coding sequence ATGCGCTGGGTCTTCTACAGTCTTCTGATTCTCAACGTCATTTATCTGGGCTGGCAACTGCTGGGCTATACCGCAGCGCCCGCGCCGCCGGTGGTCAGCCGTGCGGCGGCCCCCGCAAGCCTGCAATTGCTGGAGGAGGCCGGGCATCGTGCTGGCGCTGTCCGGCGGGCTGACAGTCCGGCGCGTGGGGCCATGTGCGTGGTAGCCGGCCCCTGGGGCCAGCGGGCCGACGCCGAGGCCCTGCGGGCACAGGCGGCGGAGATTTCCCCTCGCGGCAGGGTGCAGCCGGTGACGGTGCGCCGTGACCGCCTGAACTGGGTCTATTTGCCGCCTCAGGCGCGTCGCGAAGATGCGCTGGGTGCCCTGCGAGAGCTGCAATCCCGGGGGGTGGACAGCTTTATCGTCAGCGAAGGTGAGGACGCCAACGCCGTCTCGCTGGGTTATTTCAGCAGCGAGGAGTCGGCGCGCGGGCTGCAGGTGCGTATGCGGGATGCGGGCTATCCTGCGGAGGTCCGTGAAACCTGGCGCGAAACGGTCGAGTACTGGGTCTACTACCCCCTCCTGCCAGACGAGGCGGAAGCCCGTCTGGCAGCCCTCGTGGCCAGCGGCAGCGGCGATGCCGGTGTCGAGCGGGCCGCCTGCCGCTAG
- a CDS encoding type III pantothenate kinase: protein MKLFLDIGNTAMKWRAYLDSDAGAVRREGGRAHQRDWERLARELAIQCQQPVTVLEVASVAGRESDAVLARALSAELGCTPRFYYSPARDCGVSNAYAEPARLGVDRWLAVVEAWHRDGASIIIDCGSALTVDAVTARGEHLGGYIVPGLGMLRDSLSRGTAQVRVTDSVGVSLAPGRSTSEGVENGVLRMSVAFIADVVVELRQVLHDTCSVYLTGGDARVLQPLLPFPVPCDPDLVLDGLERVTGNL, encoded by the coding sequence ATGAAGCTGTTCCTGGATATTGGTAACACCGCCATGAAATGGCGAGCGTACCTCGACAGTGATGCTGGCGCAGTGCGCCGGGAAGGCGGTCGAGCCCACCAGCGGGACTGGGAGAGGCTGGCGCGTGAGCTGGCCATCCAGTGCCAGCAACCGGTGACGGTGCTCGAGGTGGCCTCGGTGGCAGGTCGCGAGAGTGATGCGGTGCTGGCGCGAGCGCTGAGTGCAGAGCTGGGTTGTACGCCGCGCTTCTATTATTCCCCGGCCAGGGATTGCGGTGTAAGCAATGCCTATGCCGAGCCAGCGCGTCTGGGCGTGGATCGCTGGCTGGCGGTGGTGGAGGCCTGGCATCGGGATGGTGCCTCGATCATCATCGATTGCGGCAGTGCGCTGACGGTGGATGCGGTAACAGCCCGGGGAGAGCATCTGGGCGGCTACATTGTGCCGGGTCTGGGCATGCTGCGTGACAGCCTCTCCCGGGGTACGGCGCAGGTGCGGGTCACTGACAGCGTCGGCGTCAGCCTGGCGCCCGGGCGCAGCACCAGTGAAGGGGTGGAGAACGGCGTGCTGCGCATGTCGGTCGCTTTCATTGCGGATGTGGTGGTTGAACTGCGTCAGGTGCTTCATGATACTTGCAGTGTTTACCTGACGGGTGGCGACGCGCGGGTGTTGCAGCCGCTGCTGCCGTTCCCGGTGCCCTGCGATCCTGACCTGGTGCTCGACGGCCTTGAGCGGGTGACTGGCAATCTGTGA